In one window of Kitasatospora sp. MMS16-BH015 DNA:
- a CDS encoding M20/M25/M40 family metallo-hydrolase, with the protein MSDSQADRQGAPKVTGESEVADICRDLIRIDTSNYGDGSGPGERAAAEYVAAQLAEFGLEPQVIESAKGRASTVVRIEGEDRSRPGLLIHGHTDVVPANAADWTYDPFGGEIADGCVWGRGAVDMKDMDAMTLAVIRDRLRTNRKPPRDIVLAFLADEEAGGTYGARYLVDKHPGLFEGVTEAIGEVGGFSFTVNERNRLYLIETAEKGMHWMRLTVEGRAGHGSMENDDNAITELCEAVARLGRHKFPLRITKTVRAFLDELSDALGVELDPEDMDETLRVLGGIAKMIGTTLRNTAAPTMLGAGYKVNVIPGQATAHVDGRFLPGYEEEFLADLDRILGPRVKRESLHSDKAIETGFDGALVEAMQTALRAEDPIARAVPYCLSGGTDAKSFTDLGIRCFGFAPLQLPPELDFAGMFHGVDERVPVEGLKFGVRVLDRFIDAC; encoded by the coding sequence GTGAGCGATTCGCAGGCCGATCGGCAGGGGGCCCCGAAGGTGACGGGGGAGTCCGAGGTCGCCGACATCTGCCGGGATCTGATCCGGATCGACACCAGCAACTACGGGGACGGCTCGGGCCCGGGCGAGCGGGCCGCCGCCGAGTACGTGGCGGCGCAGCTGGCCGAGTTCGGACTGGAGCCCCAGGTGATCGAGTCGGCCAAGGGCCGGGCCTCCACCGTGGTGCGGATCGAGGGAGAGGACCGGTCCCGCCCGGGCCTGCTGATCCACGGCCACACCGACGTGGTGCCGGCCAACGCGGCCGACTGGACCTACGACCCGTTCGGTGGCGAGATCGCCGACGGCTGCGTCTGGGGCCGCGGCGCGGTGGACATGAAGGACATGGACGCCATGACGCTCGCGGTGATCCGCGACCGCCTGCGCACCAACCGGAAGCCCCCACGTGACATCGTCCTGGCCTTCCTGGCCGACGAGGAGGCCGGCGGCACCTACGGCGCCCGGTACCTGGTCGACAAGCACCCGGGCCTCTTCGAGGGCGTCACCGAGGCGATCGGCGAGGTCGGCGGCTTCTCCTTCACCGTCAACGAGCGCAACCGGCTCTACCTGATCGAGACGGCGGAGAAGGGCATGCACTGGATGCGCCTGACCGTCGAGGGCCGGGCCGGCCACGGCTCGATGGAGAACGACGACAACGCGATCACCGAGCTCTGCGAGGCGGTGGCCCGGCTCGGCCGGCACAAGTTCCCGCTGCGGATCACCAAGACCGTCCGGGCCTTCCTGGACGAGCTCTCGGACGCGCTCGGCGTCGAGCTCGACCCGGAGGACATGGACGAGACGCTCAGGGTGCTCGGCGGCATCGCCAAGATGATCGGCACCACGCTGCGCAACACCGCCGCCCCGACCATGCTCGGCGCCGGCTACAAGGTCAACGTCATCCCCGGCCAGGCCACCGCCCACGTGGACGGGCGCTTCCTGCCCGGCTACGAGGAGGAGTTCCTGGCCGACCTCGACCGCATCCTCGGCCCCCGGGTCAAGCGGGAGAGCCTGCACAGCGACAAGGCGATCGAGACCGGCTTCGACGGCGCCCTGGTCGAGGCGATGCAGACCGCGCTGCGCGCCGAGGACCCGATCGCCCGGGCCGTCCCGTACTGCCTCTCCGGCGGCACCGACGCCAAGTCCTTCACCGACCTCGGCATCCGCTGCTTCGGCTTCGCGCCGCTCCAGCTGCCGCCGGAGCTGGACTTCGCCGGGATGTTCCACGGCGTGGACGAGCGGGTGCCGGTGGAGGGCCTGAAGTTCGGCGTCCGGGTGCTGGATCGTTTCATCGACGCCTGCTGA
- a CDS encoding histidine phosphatase family protein produces MPLYFIRHGESQANEQNRFAGQLDTPLTDLGIRQAEQAAQRVAALGLTIDEVHVSTLGRARRTAEIVIAGQQRRPGRLVVSESLIERDFGIYSGRNKSLVKKSIGFAGYSEAFHSHTGRPPGGESWREMYDRVAAYHREVLLPASEAGRTVVVVAHKYIVEMFAIAAAGLPPERYRDLKIPNARPLTEDDLRRAAHAPAAAGLLNDLGEIVEIRLPLLVALAAAAGVAVQLLAGIHVPPWAFAASMTLLLGVGTFFTLLRVDPHTLRTTPGSIRPALPLLLARSALGLALLWGGSGSLPLELAGLFLLLPPALIAPTLSLLWGGDYFFAVRHTIAASVVMPVALLGALAIAPPPEARPGGGLGAALLTYGAVLLVALLLPGIGAQVLRHRDPIRAGALSTNWNWLGGLALVPLAGLATFSLTPAEARDLPGLAWQLVLVMAATGALLAALRLLTVAFLRLLHPKTAGLGRDLIITQNTPNVFLWLAMAAVLAPAAGSHPSVIGLGVALVFFLAVYGDEHVFRYGHSQDLRAAVRLARSPVLMPQ; encoded by the coding sequence ATGCCCCTGTACTTCATCCGTCATGGCGAATCCCAGGCCAACGAGCAGAACCGTTTCGCCGGGCAACTGGACACCCCGCTCACCGACCTCGGCATCCGCCAGGCCGAGCAGGCCGCTCAGCGGGTCGCCGCGCTCGGTCTGACGATCGACGAGGTGCACGTGTCAACCCTCGGCCGGGCCCGCCGGACCGCCGAGATCGTCATCGCCGGCCAGCAGCGTCGCCCCGGCCGACTGGTCGTCAGCGAGTCCCTGATCGAACGCGACTTCGGGATCTACAGCGGCCGGAACAAGAGCCTGGTCAAGAAGAGCATCGGCTTCGCCGGCTACTCCGAGGCGTTCCACTCGCACACCGGCCGCCCGCCCGGCGGGGAGAGCTGGCGCGAGATGTACGACCGGGTCGCCGCCTACCACCGCGAGGTCCTGCTGCCCGCCTCCGAGGCCGGGCGCACCGTGGTCGTGGTCGCCCACAAGTACATCGTGGAGATGTTCGCGATCGCCGCCGCCGGCCTGCCGCCCGAGCGGTACCGCGATCTGAAGATCCCCAACGCCCGCCCCCTGACCGAGGACGACCTGCGGCGCGCCGCCCACGCGCCGGCTGCGGCCGGACTGCTCAACGACCTCGGCGAGATCGTCGAGATCCGGCTGCCCCTGTTGGTCGCCCTCGCGGCCGCCGCCGGCGTCGCCGTCCAACTGCTCGCCGGGATCCACGTGCCGCCCTGGGCGTTCGCCGCCTCGATGACCCTGCTGCTCGGGGTGGGGACCTTCTTCACCTTGCTGCGCGTCGACCCGCACACCCTGCGCACCACGCCGGGCAGCATCCGTCCCGCCCTGCCGCTGCTGCTGGCCCGGTCCGCCCTCGGACTCGCCCTGCTGTGGGGCGGGAGCGGCAGCCTGCCCCTCGAACTCGCCGGGCTGTTCCTCCTGCTGCCGCCCGCCCTGATCGCCCCGACGCTCTCCCTGCTCTGGGGAGGCGACTACTTCTTCGCGGTACGGCACACCATCGCCGCCTCGGTCGTCATGCCGGTGGCCCTGCTCGGCGCCCTCGCCATCGCCCCGCCCCCGGAGGCCCGGCCGGGCGGTGGCCTCGGTGCGGCGCTGCTCACCTACGGCGCCGTGCTGCTGGTCGCCCTGCTCCTGCCCGGCATCGGGGCCCAGGTGCTGCGCCACCGTGACCCCATCCGCGCCGGCGCCCTCAGCACCAACTGGAACTGGCTCGGCGGCCTCGCCCTGGTGCCACTCGCCGGACTCGCCACCTTCTCGCTCACCCCTGCGGAGGCCCGCGACCTCCCCGGCCTGGCCTGGCAACTGGTGCTGGTCATGGCCGCCACCGGTGCTCTGCTCGCCGCCCTGCGGCTGCTGACCGTGGCGTTCCTGCGGCTGCTGCACCCGAAGACCGCCGGGCTCGGCCGCGATCTGATCATCACTCAGAACACCCCGAACGTCTTCCTCTGGCTGGCCATGGCCGCCGTCCTGGCACCCGCCGCCGGCTCGCACCCGTCCGTGATCGGCCTGGGTGTCGCGCTGGTCTTCTTCCTCGCGGTCTACGGCGACGAGCACGTCTTCCGGTACGGCCACTCCCAGGACCTGCGAGCCGCCGTGCGGCTTGCCCGGTCACCGGTGCTCATGCCCCAGTAG
- a CDS encoding aminoglycoside phosphotransferase family protein codes for MTVGSSHHRIRVPEALAASYRGDLGQAWVTALPVLAESFLDRWDLRLDGPPAHGVVALVLPVIRADGSLAMLKLQPVDEETRGEPLALRVWSGRDAVRLLDSDPDTGTMLLERLDASRSLAGVADDTAALQILSELLARLVASPAPAGLSLLADTATAMLDRLPHALRLLDAPADRQLLASCAAAVREVLPESGDRLLHWDLHYDNVLAQHPSSQPAGRTRWLAIDPKPLAGHPGFELLPALRNRWDDVVATGNVPRAVGYRFHLMTEVIGLDRRQATAWTLGRVLQNALWDIEDGAGTLQPEPAEIARALLDIR; via the coding sequence ATGACCGTCGGCTCATCGCACCATCGAATCCGTGTCCCAGAGGCGTTGGCCGCCTCCTACCGCGGTGACCTCGGGCAGGCCTGGGTCACCGCCCTGCCCGTCCTGGCGGAGAGCTTCCTGGACCGCTGGGACCTGCGCCTGGACGGTCCGCCGGCGCATGGGGTCGTCGCGTTGGTCCTTCCGGTCATCCGGGCCGACGGCAGCCTGGCGATGCTCAAGCTACAGCCAGTGGACGAGGAGACCCGAGGCGAACCGCTCGCCCTGCGCGTGTGGTCCGGCCGCGACGCGGTCCGCCTCCTGGACAGCGACCCCGACACCGGGACGATGCTCCTCGAACGCCTGGACGCGAGCCGCTCACTCGCCGGCGTGGCAGACGACACCGCCGCACTGCAGATCCTCAGCGAGCTCCTGGCCCGCCTGGTCGCCTCCCCGGCCCCCGCCGGCCTGTCGCTCCTGGCCGACACCGCCACGGCGATGCTCGACCGCCTGCCCCACGCGCTTCGACTGCTGGACGCCCCGGCCGACCGCCAACTCCTGGCCTCCTGCGCGGCCGCGGTGCGGGAGGTGCTCCCGGAATCCGGCGACCGGCTCCTGCACTGGGACCTCCACTACGACAACGTCCTCGCCCAGCACCCCTCGTCCCAGCCCGCGGGACGGACGCGGTGGCTCGCCATCGACCCGAAGCCGCTCGCCGGACACCCCGGCTTCGAGTTGCTACCCGCCCTGCGCAACCGATGGGACGACGTCGTGGCCACCGGCAATGTCCCCCGCGCCGTCGGCTACCGGTTCCATCTCATGACCGAGGTCATCGGGCTGGACCGCCGGCAGGCCACCGCGTGGACGCTCGGGCGCGTCCTGCAGAACGCTCTGTGGGACATCGAGGACGGCGCCGGCACGCTCCAGCCGGAGCCGGCGGAAATCGCCCGTGCCCTGCTCGACATCCGCTGA
- a CDS encoding toxin-antitoxin system YwqK family antitoxin gives MRGGRPTEEQLTRTFNAVLEEALSGQGVRTCTGLDMATDNALWEIAEYGPAAPPELVDAARAAFAGQLDGSNAARWHAELARKIEARKRRAAEHESEPRATEARGGAEPPVELPTATPTSERAIRINGDQTYLDEYGRTCHEGEPFTGEVEEHADNGRTELLGTYFWGIEHGRQQEWWPDGTKRAEGVANMGAAVGEWRYWHANGRLSEVVVFDENGWEMTRKRWNAAGEVILDQATRRRA, from the coding sequence ATGCGCGGTGGTCGGCCGACCGAGGAGCAGTTGACGAGGACGTTCAACGCCGTGCTGGAAGAGGCGCTGAGCGGCCAGGGTGTGCGGACCTGTACCGGACTGGACATGGCGACGGACAACGCGCTGTGGGAGATCGCCGAGTACGGTCCGGCGGCCCCTCCCGAACTCGTCGATGCCGCCCGTGCCGCCTTCGCCGGGCAACTGGACGGCAGCAACGCCGCGCGCTGGCACGCAGAGCTCGCGCGTAAGATCGAAGCCCGCAAGCGGCGCGCCGCCGAGCACGAGTCGGAGCCCAGGGCCACCGAGGCTCGTGGTGGTGCCGAGCCGCCGGTGGAACTGCCCACGGCGACGCCGACCTCGGAGCGGGCGATACGGATCAACGGCGATCAGACCTACTTGGACGAGTACGGACGCACCTGCCACGAAGGGGAACCCTTCACCGGCGAAGTCGAGGAACACGCGGACAACGGGCGCACCGAGCTGCTCGGCACCTACTTCTGGGGCATCGAGCACGGGCGGCAGCAGGAGTGGTGGCCGGACGGGACCAAGCGGGCCGAGGGCGTGGCCAACATGGGTGCCGCAGTGGGTGAGTGGCGGTACTGGCATGCCAACGGCCGGCTGTCGGAGGTGGTCGTTTTCGACGAGAACGGCTGGGAGATGACTAGAAAGCGTTGGAATGCCGCAGGTGAGGTGATCCTGGATCAGGCGACCCGCCGCCGGGCCTGA
- a CDS encoding aldo/keto reductase — translation MEKRQLGRTGLRVSRLGLGTMTWGRDTDEHEAAEQLKAFVEAGGTLVDTADVYADGGAEYLLSRLTDSLIPRAELVIATKAGSVPDTDRRFDTSRGRMLTALDASLRRLGTDHVDLWQVHAYDPGTPTEETLHALDLAVSSGRARYAGLSNHSGWQTAKAATWQRAQPGRVPLASTQMEYSLLQRGVEREVLPAAADAGLGLLASSPLGRGVLTGKYRHGVPPESRGASPYLGGFVQPYLGERSRHIVDALATAADGLASSPLAVALAWVRDRPGVSSALVGARTATQLQSCLSAETLTLPEEIRAALDDVSAPTHRYPDQGWTEL, via the coding sequence GTGGAAAAACGTCAACTCGGCCGCACCGGGCTGCGGGTCTCCCGCCTGGGCCTCGGCACCATGACCTGGGGCCGGGACACCGACGAGCACGAGGCCGCCGAACAGCTCAAGGCCTTCGTGGAGGCCGGCGGCACGCTGGTCGACACCGCCGACGTGTACGCCGACGGCGGCGCCGAGTACCTGCTCTCCCGGCTCACCGACAGCCTGATCCCCCGCGCCGAGCTGGTCATCGCCACCAAGGCCGGCAGCGTGCCCGACACCGACCGGCGGTTCGACACCTCGCGGGGCCGGATGCTCACCGCCCTGGACGCCTCGCTGCGCCGGCTCGGCACCGACCACGTGGACCTCTGGCAGGTCCACGCGTACGACCCCGGCACGCCCACCGAGGAGACCCTGCACGCGCTCGATCTCGCGGTCAGCTCCGGCCGGGCCCGCTACGCCGGGCTCTCCAACCACAGCGGCTGGCAGACCGCGAAGGCCGCCACCTGGCAGCGGGCCCAGCCCGGGCGGGTGCCGCTGGCTTCGACGCAGATGGAGTACTCGCTGCTCCAGCGCGGGGTGGAGCGGGAGGTGCTGCCCGCGGCTGCGGACGCCGGGCTGGGGCTGCTCGCCTCCTCCCCGCTCGGGCGGGGCGTGCTCACCGGCAAGTACCGGCACGGCGTACCGCCCGAATCGCGCGGCGCCTCCCCGTACCTGGGCGGCTTCGTCCAGCCCTACCTCGGCGAGCGCTCCCGCCACATCGTGGACGCCCTGGCCACCGCCGCCGACGGGCTCGCCTCCAGCCCGCTCGCGGTCGCGCTGGCCTGGGTCCGGGACCGTCCCGGGGTGAGCAGCGCACTGGTCGGTGCCCGCACCGCCACCCAGCTGCAGTCCTGCCTGTCGGCGGAGACCCTTACGCTTCCGGAGGAGATCCGCGCTGCGTTGGACGATGTCTCGGCCCCGACGCACCGGTATCCGGACCAGGGCTGGACGGAACTGTAG
- a CDS encoding DUF5703 family protein — protein sequence MTPPKLVRQPEYEYQSLRMPRGTSRNAARQLLTEHAEYGHWELDRLKLFPDGSRTVLLRRRIIRQVRSW from the coding sequence TTGACCCCACCGAAGCTGGTCCGGCAACCGGAGTACGAGTACCAGTCGCTGCGGATGCCGCGCGGCACCAGCCGGAACGCCGCCCGGCAGCTGCTGACCGAGCACGCCGAGTACGGCCACTGGGAGCTGGACCGGCTGAAACTCTTCCCGGACGGCAGCCGGACGGTGCTGCTGCGCCGCCGGATCATCCGGCAGGTCCGCAGCTGGTAG
- a CDS encoding Rieske (2Fe-2S) protein: MVTQPAPGEFKAFSAICPHRGCSVQEVTGGTINCPCHGSKFKISDGSVAKGPATEPLAEAKVTVSGDSIALG, from the coding sequence GTGGTGACGCAGCCCGCCCCGGGCGAGTTCAAGGCATTCTCGGCGATCTGCCCCCATCGAGGCTGCTCGGTCCAGGAGGTGACCGGCGGGACGATCAACTGCCCGTGCCACGGGAGCAAGTTCAAGATCAGCGACGGCAGCGTGGCGAAGGGCCCGGCCACCGAGCCGCTGGCGGAGGCCAAGGTGACGGTCTCCGGCGACTCGATCGCTCTCGGCTGA
- a CDS encoding LLM class F420-dependent oxidoreductase, whose amino-acid sequence MRLGINLGYWGLGMDADNIAVAQEADRLGYSVCWAAEAYGSDAATVLSYVAAKTERIDVGSAIFQIPARTPAMTAMTAATLDTLSGGRFRLGLGVSGPQVSEGWYGVKFDKPLARTREYVEIIRKAMSRERLVHEGSQWTLPLPGGPGKPLKLTVHPVREHIPLYIAAIGPKNLEQTGEIADGWLGIFFAPEHAALSVDPLIAGRAKAGLTLDGFDLCPTVTISVGEDVKAAADTQRSYAALYIGGMGSKDKNFYNQLTRRMGYEQAADEIQEKYLAKDYAGAAAAVPHDLIDATSLLGTKERIADRMHAYADAGVTTLTLAPAGFTLEERITALRTGVEALELAGLA is encoded by the coding sequence ATGCGACTCGGCATCAACCTCGGCTACTGGGGACTCGGCATGGACGCCGACAACATCGCCGTTGCCCAGGAGGCGGACCGCCTCGGCTACTCGGTCTGCTGGGCCGCGGAGGCGTACGGGTCGGACGCGGCCACCGTGCTCAGCTACGTGGCCGCCAAGACCGAGCGGATCGACGTCGGTTCGGCCATCTTCCAGATCCCGGCCCGCACCCCCGCGATGACCGCCATGACGGCGGCCACCCTGGACACCCTCTCCGGCGGCCGGTTCCGCCTCGGGCTCGGCGTGTCGGGGCCGCAGGTCTCCGAGGGCTGGTACGGCGTCAAGTTCGACAAGCCGCTGGCCCGCACCCGCGAGTACGTGGAGATCATCCGCAAGGCGATGTCCCGCGAGCGGCTGGTCCACGAGGGCTCGCAGTGGACCCTCCCGCTGCCGGGCGGCCCGGGCAAGCCGCTCAAGCTGACCGTGCACCCGGTGCGCGAGCACATCCCGCTCTACATCGCCGCGATCGGGCCGAAGAACCTGGAGCAGACCGGCGAGATCGCCGACGGCTGGCTCGGCATCTTCTTCGCCCCGGAGCACGCCGCCCTCTCCGTCGACCCCCTGATCGCCGGCCGCGCCAAGGCCGGCCTCACCCTGGACGGCTTCGACCTCTGCCCCACCGTCACCATCTCGGTCGGCGAGGACGTCAAGGCGGCGGCCGATACCCAGCGCTCCTACGCCGCCCTCTACATCGGCGGCATGGGCAGCAAGGACAAGAACTTCTACAACCAGCTCACCCGCCGCATGGGCTACGAGCAGGCCGCCGACGAGATCCAGGAGAAGTACCTCGCCAAGGACTACGCGGGCGCAGCCGCGGCCGTCCCGCACGACCTGATCGACGCCACCTCCCTCCTCGGCACCAAGGAGCGCATCGCCGACCGCATGCACGCCTACGCCGACGCGGGCGTCACCACCCTCACCCTCGCCCCGGCCGGCTTCACCCTCGAAGAACGCATCACCGCCCTCCGCACCGGCGTCGAGGCCCTCGAACTCGCCGGCCTCGCCTGA
- a CDS encoding ATP-binding domain-containing protein: MSDTDAKAAKAAALAELTKAVRKVEQAPRPGSETRVQRKVDRIAEQEAEAAAAAEAEAVAAAKAAEEAAAAAEAGEAPDTERTADGRETVDGGEAPADDASEDAGAETDGTEDSAEAAAEVGEGPDAEAELDDLPEAEAEAEVTVAVADSVEPVEPVEPSEPETEPGSEVDGPEADEAELEVDEPAVVAAAAPVRVARVVRAAAVAVVSDEQRVAALRAVAEVLKAGGAPVELAEAAVAGLGEAAAEELRADPWAVLGLPGVRPEHADGFARGLLGAEAGPGDPRRAGALACWVLEQAALRGHSALESGELVEKLAELNLPEAAEALQTVVADGRVMAFQEELPGFQPRSESAEDEDEVPTRTLLALERLALAEESLADGLVRLASTVVPAEGAWAGAVEAAPSASAKALIEAVAGHGLVTHTGGEEAKAEPAALLRAAHRLGLRAWAATWTDQGRAALTERLGGGSAPVAVLADLLAGTAGPGLAEDTSLALDLLIVLDAPQLDVELAATLVESLADGTRLVLSGDPGQLWSAGPGRFFADLLAAKACPVVASRTPDLGPIGELVSGIGIGELLPVDAPGKEVVILPAKDGGEAVHRALQLLTDSIPRALGIPVEEVTLLTPGHGGSAGTRALNAAAKARLNPGPGRFGGFDPGDRVVHSPTPGVSHPGRVVDGDAAGLHVLLSDGTRLTLSPAEAGKLRHGWALTVHQAVGRRWPGVVVVLPEDAAAGLTRQLVYTAFGRAERHLSVVHGAGAALGQAVAGREAAPRTTRLRAVLAEG, encoded by the coding sequence ATGAGTGACACGGATGCCAAGGCGGCGAAGGCGGCGGCCCTCGCCGAGCTGACCAAGGCGGTCCGCAAGGTGGAGCAGGCCCCGCGGCCCGGATCCGAGACGCGCGTCCAGCGCAAGGTCGACCGGATCGCCGAGCAGGAGGCGGAGGCCGCAGCGGCGGCCGAGGCCGAGGCAGTTGCGGCGGCGAAGGCCGCAGAGGAGGCGGCAGCCGCTGCCGAGGCCGGGGAGGCGCCGGACACCGAGCGGACGGCGGACGGCCGGGAGACCGTGGACGGCGGGGAGGCTCCTGCTGACGACGCTTCGGAGGACGCGGGGGCGGAGACGGACGGGACCGAGGACTCGGCGGAGGCTGCGGCGGAGGTTGGCGAGGGACCCGACGCCGAGGCCGAGTTGGACGACCTGCCCGAGGCGGAGGCGGAGGCGGAGGTTACGGTCGCCGTCGCCGATTCAGTAGAGCCGGTGGAGCCGGTAGAGCCCTCGGAGCCGGAGACCGAGCCCGGGTCGGAAGTTGACGGGCCCGAGGCTGACGAGGCTGAGCTTGAGGTTGACGAGCCGGCCGTGGTGGCGGCGGCTGCGCCGGTGCGGGTGGCTCGGGTGGTGCGGGCTGCTGCGGTGGCGGTGGTTTCGGACGAGCAGCGGGTGGCTGCGCTGCGGGCCGTGGCCGAGGTGTTGAAGGCGGGTGGGGCGCCGGTCGAGCTGGCCGAGGCGGCGGTGGCCGGGCTCGGGGAGGCTGCGGCCGAGGAGTTGCGGGCGGATCCGTGGGCCGTGCTGGGGCTGCCGGGGGTGCGGCCGGAGCATGCGGACGGGTTCGCCCGGGGGTTGTTGGGGGCGGAGGCCGGGCCGGGGGATCCGCGGCGGGCCGGGGCGCTGGCCTGCTGGGTGCTGGAGCAGGCCGCGCTGCGCGGGCACTCGGCCTTGGAGAGCGGCGAACTGGTCGAGAAGTTGGCCGAGTTGAACCTGCCGGAGGCGGCGGAGGCGCTGCAGACGGTGGTCGCGGACGGCCGGGTGATGGCCTTCCAGGAGGAGCTGCCGGGCTTCCAGCCGCGGAGCGAGTCGGCCGAGGACGAGGATGAGGTGCCGACCCGGACGCTGCTCGCGCTGGAGCGCCTCGCGCTCGCGGAGGAGAGCCTGGCGGACGGGCTGGTGCGACTGGCCTCGACCGTGGTGCCGGCGGAGGGGGCCTGGGCCGGTGCGGTCGAGGCGGCGCCGTCGGCTTCGGCGAAGGCGCTGATCGAGGCGGTGGCCGGGCACGGGCTGGTCACCCACACGGGTGGCGAGGAGGCGAAGGCCGAGCCGGCCGCGCTGCTGCGCGCCGCGCACCGGCTGGGGCTGCGGGCCTGGGCGGCGACCTGGACGGACCAGGGCCGGGCGGCGCTCACCGAGCGGCTGGGCGGCGGCTCGGCGCCGGTCGCGGTGCTGGCCGATCTGCTGGCGGGCACGGCCGGGCCGGGGCTGGCCGAGGACACCTCGCTCGCGCTGGACCTGCTGATCGTGCTGGACGCGCCGCAGCTGGACGTGGAGCTGGCCGCCACCCTGGTGGAGTCGCTCGCGGACGGCACCCGGCTGGTGCTCAGCGGTGACCCGGGGCAGCTCTGGTCGGCCGGGCCGGGGCGGTTCTTCGCCGATCTGCTCGCGGCCAAGGCCTGCCCGGTGGTCGCCTCCCGGACGCCCGACCTCGGGCCGATCGGGGAGCTGGTCTCGGGCATCGGCATCGGCGAGCTGCTACCGGTGGACGCGCCCGGCAAGGAGGTGGTGATCCTCCCCGCCAAGGACGGCGGCGAGGCCGTGCACCGCGCGCTCCAGCTGCTCACCGACTCGATCCCGCGCGCCCTGGGCATCCCGGTCGAGGAGGTGACCCTGCTGACTCCCGGCCACGGCGGCAGCGCGGGCACCCGGGCGCTCAACGCGGCGGCCAAGGCCCGGCTCAACCCCGGCCCCGGCCGGTTCGGCGGCTTCGACCCGGGCGACCGGGTGGTGCACTCCCCCACCCCCGGCGTCAGCCACCCCGGGCGGGTGGTGGACGGCGACGCCGCCGGGCTGCACGTGCTGCTCTCCGACGGCACCCGGCTGACGCTCAGCCCCGCCGAGGCGGGGAAGCTGCGGCACGGCTGGGCGCTGACGGTGCACCAGGCCGTCGGGCGGCGCTGGCCGGGCGTGGTGGTCGTGCTGCCGGAGGACGCGGCGGCCGGGCTCACCCGGCAGCTGGTGTACACCGCGTTCGGCCGGGCCGAGCGGCACCTGTCCGTGGTGCACGGCGCCGGGGCGGCGCTGGGGCAGGCGGTGGCGGGGCGGGAGGCGGCGCCGCGGACGACGCGGCTGCGGGCGGTGCTTGCGGAGGGCTGA
- a CDS encoding chaplin produces MKIKKIAAVVAATGGLALAGAGVASAHGAQAEGAAVESPGVLSGNLVQIPVHVPVNVCGNTVSVIGLLNPAFGDHCENV; encoded by the coding sequence GTGAAGATCAAGAAGATTGCCGCCGTCGTCGCCGCCACCGGTGGTCTGGCCCTGGCCGGTGCCGGTGTCGCCTCGGCGCACGGTGCGCAGGCCGAGGGTGCCGCCGTCGAGTCCCCGGGCGTGCTGTCGGGCAACCTGGTGCAGATCCCGGTGCACGTGCCGGTGAACGTCTGCGGCAACACCGTCAGTGTCATCGGCCTGCTGAACCCGGCCTTCGGCGACCACTGCGAGAACGTCTGA
- a CDS encoding chaplin: MRQVAKRGILTAVATGSVLASTAGYAYASTEAQGAAVNSPGVGSGNAVQAPVDIPVNACGNTVDVVGLLNPAFGNDCASSTRSMPGHHHAGHLPPPHHSSPMQPTRAGNADQWQPGQGHLHPGAASYGSSAAGVAHSSPGVASGNQVQAPVSIPVNACGNTVDVVGLANPAFGNDCGNAGPAPTHSTPPPSHPTTPPPPAGGDDCQPGGTHNPPPPGQTSPGTGGQPPVNQPPPPQGPPVQTPPVNTPPVQAPPAQTPPVQAPPAQTPVSDTPPAGTPGSDRNGGPTQATPVSSSTGGSKGTGETRTPRQGARSLDTAPARAQLASTGTNALGLELASTAGLALMIGGGVLYRRSRAGAR; the protein is encoded by the coding sequence ATGCGACAGGTCGCCAAGAGGGGCATCCTCACGGCCGTTGCCACCGGCAGTGTGCTGGCCTCCACCGCGGGCTATGCCTACGCGAGCACCGAGGCCCAGGGGGCCGCGGTCAACTCGCCCGGGGTCGGCTCGGGCAACGCCGTGCAGGCCCCCGTGGACATCCCCGTGAACGCCTGCGGCAACACCGTCGACGTGGTCGGTCTGCTGAACCCGGCCTTCGGCAACGACTGCGCCAGCTCGACCCGGAGCATGCCCGGCCACCACCACGCGGGCCACCTGCCGCCCCCGCACCACTCCAGCCCGATGCAGCCCACCCGCGCGGGCAACGCCGACCAGTGGCAGCCCGGCCAGGGCCACCTGCACCCCGGCGCGGCCTCCTACGGCTCCTCGGCGGCCGGCGTGGCGCACAGCTCGCCCGGCGTGGCCTCCGGCAACCAGGTGCAGGCCCCGGTGAGCATCCCGGTGAACGCCTGCGGCAACACGGTGGACGTGGTCGGCCTGGCCAACCCGGCCTTCGGCAACGACTGCGGCAACGCGGGCCCCGCGCCGACGCACTCCACCCCGCCGCCCTCGCACCCCACCACCCCGCCGCCGCCCGCCGGCGGTGACGACTGCCAGCCCGGCGGCACCCACAACCCGCCCCCGCCCGGCCAGACCTCGCCCGGCACCGGCGGTCAGCCCCCGGTGAACCAGCCCCCGCCGCCGCAGGGCCCGCCGGTTCAGACGCCCCCGGTCAACACCCCGCCGGTCCAGGCACCCCCCGCGCAGACCCCGCCGGTCCAGGCGCCTCCGGCGCAGACCCCCGTGAGCGACACGCCGCCCGCGGGTACGCCCGGCAGCGACCGCAACGGCGGCCCGACCCAGGCCACCCCGGTCAGCTCCTCCACCGGCGGTTCCAAAGGCACGGGGGAGACCCGCACCCCGCGTCAGGGCGCCCGCAGCCTGGACACCGCCCCGGCCCGCGCCCAGCTCGCCTCCACCGGCACCAACGCGCTCGGCCTGGAGCTGGCCTCCACCGCCGGCCTGGCGCTCATGATCGGCGGCGGCGTGCTCTACCGCCGCTCCCGCGCCGGGGCCCGCTGA